The following proteins are co-located in the Cryptosporangium phraense genome:
- the bioD gene encoding dethiobiotin synthase yields the protein MGIFAIVGTSTGVGKTVVTAAVAALAQARGQRVAVVKPAQIGLRPGEPGDLATIERLVPGVATYEYARYPDVLSPEAAARYAGDRPLRLTTVAKSLAALDTEFDLVLVEGTGGVLTRFGPDGWTMAELAWSMQAPAVVVTAAGRGTLNHTALTLEALRARGIPLAGLMIGRWPDEPDLTARSNLADLEALSGRPLDGALPENAAGPIKSPGFPDAGASLARLLEMAGRRRERSAPFEATARAGLSPAFGGTFDGSTFRDDNTPEPAGTCAG from the coding sequence GGCATTTTCGCCATCGTCGGCACGTCGACCGGAGTAGGAAAGACCGTCGTCACCGCGGCCGTCGCGGCCTTGGCGCAAGCACGCGGCCAGCGGGTGGCCGTCGTGAAGCCGGCTCAAATCGGCCTCCGGCCCGGCGAACCCGGTGACCTGGCCACGATCGAACGGCTCGTGCCCGGCGTCGCCACCTATGAATACGCCCGCTATCCCGACGTGCTCTCGCCCGAGGCCGCGGCCCGGTACGCGGGCGACCGGCCGCTGCGGCTCACCACGGTCGCCAAGAGCCTCGCCGCCCTCGATACCGAGTTCGACCTCGTGCTGGTCGAGGGCACCGGAGGCGTGCTGACCCGCTTCGGGCCCGACGGGTGGACGATGGCCGAGCTCGCGTGGTCGATGCAGGCTCCGGCCGTCGTCGTCACGGCGGCCGGGCGGGGCACGCTCAACCACACCGCGCTCACCCTCGAGGCTCTCCGGGCCCGCGGGATTCCGCTCGCCGGGCTGATGATCGGTCGCTGGCCCGACGAGCCCGACCTCACCGCCCGCTCCAACCTCGCCGACCTCGAGGCCCTGTCGGGCCGCCCCCTCGACGGCGCCCTCCCGGAGAACGCGGCCGGCCCGATCAAGTCTCCCGGCTTCCCCGACGCCGGCGCCAGCCTCGCCCGCCTGCTCGAGATGGCCGGCCGTCGCCGAGAGCGTTCAGCCCCCTTCGAGGCCACCGCCCGGGCCGGCCTCTCCCCCGCGTTCGGCGGAACCTTCGACGGATCCACGTTCCGTGACGACAACACGCCCGAGCCGGCCGGAACCTGCGCCGGCTGA
- a CDS encoding GNAT family N-acetyltransferase produces MTTSSHPPPVGVITIRKALPAEFAEIGALTYNAYASDGLLANDSGYADELRDAEHRANHCDLLVAADERGRLLGTVTFCLPGSPYAELSSEGQAEFRMLAVAPEHRGRGVGARLVRECLDLATKHHATSIVLSTKKQMHTAQRLYERFGFHRTEQLDWSPTPDVELLAYAKPL; encoded by the coding sequence GTGACAACGTCGTCCCATCCGCCGCCCGTCGGCGTGATCACCATCCGTAAGGCCCTGCCGGCCGAGTTCGCGGAGATCGGTGCCCTCACGTACAACGCTTATGCGAGCGACGGCCTGCTGGCCAATGATTCCGGTTACGCCGACGAGCTCCGCGACGCCGAGCACCGCGCGAACCACTGCGACCTCCTGGTCGCCGCCGACGAACGAGGCCGCCTCCTCGGCACCGTGACGTTCTGCCTCCCGGGCTCCCCGTACGCCGAGCTCTCCTCCGAGGGCCAGGCCGAGTTCCGGATGCTGGCGGTCGCACCCGAGCACCGAGGCCGCGGTGTCGGCGCCCGCCTCGTCCGCGAGTGCCTCGACCTGGCGACGAAGCACCACGCGACCAGCATCGTGCTCTCGACCAAGAAGCAGATGCACACCGCGCAGCGCCTCTACGAGCGCTTCGGCTTCCACCGCACCGAGCAGCTCGACTGGTCCCCGACGCCCGACGTCGAACTC